Part of the Brassica oleracea var. oleracea cultivar TO1000 chromosome C8, BOL, whole genome shotgun sequence genome is shown below.
GATGTGCAAGGGACTATATTACCTCACAACACCATATCTACGAAATGTGTAACAAGATCCCCATAAACGTATGCATATCCTTTGTCGCAAGTCTCCACACCATAGGACTCTTGGAACTGGTAGAAGAGCCGGTCTTCAGCATCGAAGCCATAGTGCGTGAGTAGCACGATGTGCCCATTAGGTACGAGCCCATGAACCTCTTCATTAGTTGGATAGTAGATTTCCTGTCAAAAGAAAATATTAGTAACACAGTGAGACCTAAATAAACTTATATTTAAACATCATACCTTTCCTTTCAAGAGATTGTACGAGGGATAAACAGTAATCCTGGCAGCAACACAGCCACCCTTCAAATGCTTACAAAGATCGGCATTAAAAACATCGGATCTGTCTTGATCAAAATCGCTATATCGATTGGCATACATCATGTGCACTTTGACATCAGCAGGAATGAACCTTTCAAGATCCTGCAAAGGCGGGCAAAGAAGAATAAATTCAATGAAAACATAGTATAAAGATTGATAGAATTATATGCTACACTTACAGGATCAGAGAGAGGAGCATCATATAGGCTTTCAGTCAGTTTGCAATCTCTTTCAAGAAGAACGTCTTTGCCTTTTAGCACTTTAGCAGCAAGCGAGAGATCAACAATTAAAGCGCCATCCTCATCTAGATAGTGCTTGGGCGTGTTGTTGATAAAGTCTTGAATTGATAGGTGCTCTTCCAGAGGCAAGAGTCCTCGATGTTTAAGACGAAACTCGTAGTGCCTAATGAGATCAATAGCCCAACAAATCATTTTGAACTGATAGATGATTGAACAGAGCCACTTCGGCTTCTTCTTTCTCCATGATTTCATCCTACAATAATCAACAGAACAGGCTACAAACTATGAAAACTAGGGATGGAAAATGGATTCAAACCATAATGACATCAATCATAAGCTTGAAAATGTTCTAATAGAATCGACTGATTCAATTCAAAGTGACAACAAACAGGTGTTAACGGTGCGAGCTGAATAATCAAATTCGTTACACATATCGTATAATATAAAATCTAAACCAGAGTTCTAAGTAATAAAATCTAGGTGAATGCTTTTCATCCGAATTTGATAATGTCAATAGCTTCAAGTGTAATTTTTTTTTATATTTTGGTTATTGTGTACATTCATGTATTGTTTCCAACATATCTCTTTGAATTTTCTTTATATAAACTACTCTTACTGGATGTACAGAGGGTCATTTATACAATATACGGCTGAAGGGAGAAGGACATAAAATCAAGCTGTCAGATATAAAAAAACATGCGGAAGAGACAAAAGACATGGTAAGGCGTTGTTAAAACATTGCTGCCTAAAGATAATATTCCAAAAGACAACACGTTAGTCAATGTTGAATGTTTGTGTAGCTCGTGGGATATTTGAAGCTGTCGTATAAGTTGGTTAAAAACGTTGTATCTATTTTTCTTGAAAGTGCTTTATGTTGATCTTTTTATACCATTAAAATATAATGATATTAGACCCTTTTTTTATGTTTCGCATGAAATTGGACGGTACGAAGACCAAATTCAAGATATGTACAGCTACAAATGAAGAGAACAACCTTGCTTAGATCATGTGAAATGCACAACGGTTAGTAATTACTTATCCATACTAGGAAATTCATAGTATGTCAGAAGAATGTTGCATTATGTAGAATAAGTTATAAGATTGATAGAACATGGCCTTAAGTTTAGATGTTTGGGGAACGTACTTGACCGATTGATACATATATGTGTATTATGTAGATGATAGTTTTATATGACAAATTTATTTTTAAGATAATTAGTTTGAGATGACAAAAGAGAATGAATTATATGTTGAAAACAAAAGACACAGAAATAAAAAATGTTGTTCATCTCAACTATTAAAAATGTGTTATGAAGCATAAGAAACAGCCATCATTCTTCCACCAGAGCCACACACGTATGATCATCTTCTACTGATGTCTTGTAGTTCGATATTGACCACAGGCTGAAGTTAGGGAAACATTTTCAATAACTCTCCATTCTCCTGTAGGCAAATCACGTTGAACTCTGTACATGAGAGTTCGTTTGCAAGTAGCATGGATCTTGTTATCCTAAAAACACACACAGTCATATTAGATCCAAGTAAAGCAAAGAAATGTAATGAATGGAAGAAAAGCTATAAATAAAAAGTTACCCATGCATCAGCTAAAACCATCTCGAATGAATCACCTCCAAAAAGCGTTTTTTTGCTGCCATGAATGTAAACACTTCACTTGAACTCGCCGGTTATTTTTGCAAGGTCTTAGTTTTGTGAGAAGAGTAAACGTTAGCTTAGACATGTTTAGGTTTTCTGGATGTGTTTTTCTACGGGCGATAGATGAGATATATATAATTGGCATAGGGAATGGTAGGTTTAATAGGATCAACTCATAATATTTTGGTAGTTTTGATTTTAACGCCAAATCAAACCAAATATATACATTCCTTTTAAATTATACCATAATAAAAACATAATATACTTTCTATAGATAAAAGAAAATACGTGTTTGTCATGTTTAAATAAGAAATACGTGTTTGTCATGTTTAAATAAAAGGAAATAATAACTGTGTTAATTAATAGATATCCTTTTTTGATATGGTGAGTGCGTAGAAATAGGAAAAAAAATTTGAATGTTGTTTTGTTTCTAAATAAAGAATATTTAGTTATGATTTTCTGTAATTAATATTCATTGCGTGGAAGTAGGAATCATTACTTGAATGATATTTAGTTTTGGAAGGAAATAGCATATTTAGTTTCGATTTTTTATACAGAAAAAATCAAATGGTATCCTTAATCTACTAACAAACATTATAAATAATTTTAAAGAAATTATAAATTCGGTAAACCAAAAAAAATCGACAAACCATAACTTAATTAGATCAATATACAAAATGTTGGTATGCACAATCAAAACCAATCTAGACAATGTTAATTTGAATTCACTATATTATGCTTCAGAAATCGTTGATGTGAAGATTGTTGTCTATCATTGTTTGGTTATGAAGAAACATGAACTAATCTAAATTATAAATTACATGATCATAGGTTTACGGGAGTATTGGTTTCAAATAATATAAGGCATGTGACGGTCAAACTTAATTAAATAGTTTCTATACCGGACATAATGGTTTAATAACGATTTTTTGGCAGAGGAAATTAATGGATTAGCAAATATGTTAAACTATTGTGTTTGGATCAGTGGCAATCTCTTGTAATTATTGAGAAAAACTCAGGGCTAATAACTAAATGTGCTCCTGTTTTAATAGTTTAGATAATGAACTGTTGAGAGTAAGAGCATCTCCAAAAATGAACTATATTTTGAAGTTTCCAAAACTCTATATTTGAAGTTTAAAGGTGATCTTTTCCAAAAGTAAAACTTCAAACTCAATTTCAAAACTATTTGTATTTTATAATATGGTCTTTATATTTGTCATAACTAATATGAATTCACAAAACTTTTGTAAATAACTAGCACATATATAAACATATTACAACAATATAATTAATAAAATATTATACTAAAATATAAAATTTTATGTGTCCTTGTATACTTATGTTATCTAAATCTAGTTTTAAATATTTTAAATCGTATTTTAAAATTTTATTTAATTTTGTGTGTAAACTTAAATTTTGTAAATAAAACTTAAATTTTGTAAATAAAACTTAAAATATTTATGAGATATAATTTTTATAAGGATTAAACAATAAAAAAGAAAATATTTATGAATCATAAATGTGAAGTGTAATTGTAGGAACCAAAAATGCAAATAAAAATATGAAACTTCAAATTTGAAGTTTTGAAGTTTCTTTTTGGAAAGCAAAAAACTTCATATTTGAAGTTATGAAATATCTTTTGGAGATGATCTAAAGTAAGAAAGACATTAGACAGCTTTTGCATGTTATTTGTGTCAATTTAAAGAGTACAAACTAGATGTTGATGCATATCCACATGACCAAAACTTCAACACAAATGCCAACTCATGGAGACATTGGTGAAAGGACATGCTTAGTTTTCTTTTTAACAATTATTACCAAAAGGAAGGAGAGCTGCTGGTTCATGTGACTCGAGAGGTGTGGCAACGATCACTACTACAAACCCAAGTAAGCTCTTCTCGTGTTCTTTAGGAATCTGCCAATTTAAAATAAAATAAATATTTAATTTACTTATTTGTGGGTGTGTAAACTTAAATTATACTACTTATTATAACTTTTATATTTTATCATGTAAAGAAAAGATTTAGATAAAATGGTTTTCTCTGCTAATACTGAATTACATTTCTTATTTTAAATATTCAAATTTTTTTCTATTAGAATTACATAAGAAAAAATAAACTGAAATAATGAACTATTGTAGACTAAAGTAAAAAAGACATTAGACAGTTTTTGCATGTTATTTGTGTCAATTTAAAGAGTACAAACTAGATCTTGATGCATAACCACATGCCCAAAACTTCAACACAAATGCCAACTCATGGAGACATTGGTAAAAGGACATGCTTAGTTTTCCTTTAACAGTTATTACCAAAAGGAAGGAGAGGTGTGGCAAAGATCAGTACTACAAACCCAAATAAGCTCTTCTCGTGTTCTTTCTCTATTTTATTTTTCTTCATGTTTATTTCCATGGTTAGGGAAGCTAGTTATTGGTTCGTTGGGCGGGTAGGCTTTAACTCTTTATAGCAAAAGATTTGTTGTGATCATGAAAACATCTGAGTTTGTTGAGAGTGACTTGTGTCAAAACATAGATTTGGTGACATAAAATGCTAGAAGGTTGTGGACGAAAAACTTTGCAGCCATTTCTTATATTTCAAAATAATTTTAATTATGTATTACTTTTGTTTATCCACTTGATGTTATTAACTCATTCTGTGCAGCAAGAAGGTCGGACAAACGGACGAAATTGAGTCAAGCCGCCGCCGGTGAAGGCTACTCAAGGAATTTCTCAAAGAGGCTTTTGCGTCAGTAATATGATTCTTGTAACTTCTGTTCCGTTAGCTTTCTAATGATTTTTTATTATTTTTCCATGGTGAGCGACACTTTTCTTTGATCATAAACAATGAAAAATTTGCATAATATGTCCTCCTTTTTTTTTTTTTTAAACAAAATATAATATATGTCCTCGTAAATGTTATTGTTACATGTTGTATTCCCTCGACATGTGATTGTATGGTTTTGGTTGAATTCGCATTAGGTTCGGTTTGATTACGGTTCACCTTCAAACACGTAACCGTTAAATGGAAACCGAAGTCAAAGTCAAAATCAATAAATAAAATTAGTAACCAGAACACACCGTCTCGCTCTGGTCATCGTCTTCCTCCTCCTCTAGCCTCTAGGAGGTCATCCACCAAATGTTCATCCCTCAATTATCCGTCACAGAAGCTCAATTTCATGATCTGCTTGTCTCCATCCCTTCGTCCCTTTCAGTTTCCTCGAACCATGAATATAAATGGGCGTGCGAAGGCTGCACCTTTCTGAACACCTACAAGAACTCAGTCTGCGATTATCCGAGGAACGCGATCGTTGTCGTCTTCTCCTCTCCCGATTGGTCTCGAAAGCAACAACCCGGATTGCTTTCCCTTTCTTTCCTCTGCGGCGGTGTAGCAAGCGCAATGCCATGTTTGACGACGTCATGGTGGTTGAATGAAGCCACTTGCCTTATTACCAACGTCATAAACCTGGTTATTCTATTTGTTTATATTCACCTTATGGCAACACGAGAACGATAAGATCCAAACTCCAATGACTGTGATTCACAGACTACAACAAGATTAGCGATCTCTCACGAGCATATCGCCTCTCTCAACAAACGTAACCTAACCGACTACCTCTCACCAGTTATCGTCCTGTCACTCAAGAAGATTATACACACCTTCTAAGCTGGAAAGTAAGAACTGTTGTTGCAATAGCTATGACAACTTTTCTTTTTAAAAGAAATGTGACTCTTGCTATTTATCAGTTAGAAATTTTAGATTAAAAAAACGAGTTTTTCTTTCATAACAGGAAAAACAGAGCTAGTTATTAGCAAGACCACACAACAGAGTCTCTCCAAAACAACAAGGTTCCAAGCAATCAAGCAATGGGCCGCAATGTCTCTCAGCCCATCAAACAAAAGCCTTTTGTCCTCTGCCTCAACGGTCGAATGCTTTGTCGGATAAAAAGGGAAAAAAGCATATTGATGAAGCAAGACAACAGTACGACCGGCTCTCCTCCATTACAGCTGAACAATCGTTTCTCAGCCCTTGATGAAGCAGAATCCTCTGGATCTTGCCATCTGGAATAGTGAAACTAGAGTTAAGTTCAGTTGTATAAATACACTACTCTATCTTGTAATGAAACTGAGCCGAAAGCATCTTACATTCAATCAAAGAAACATTTATCTTTGAAGCTTTAGCTTCCGCTTTTATGGTATCAGAGCTCAGCGAGTAGAGCTACACTGAACGTTTCTATCATCACTGGCCAGACAACACCGGTGCCAAATCCACACTACCAGGTCGTTCAACCTTGGCTCCTGGGTTCGTTTACTGAAGACATCCAGATTGTGGTCTTACATTGTACTTCAGCTCAAGAGATCTGGGCCATAGTAGGTAAACACTTCAACAGACCGTCGTCTTCAACGCAAGATTCAGACTGTCTCCAAGCATGAGAAGAGCATGGCTGACTATCTCAAAGATATCAAGACCATCAGTGACCAACTTGCGTCTATTGGAAAGCCCCCTAACTGAGAAAATGAAGATATTTGCAGCTCTTCATGGTCTTGGACAAGAATATGAACCTATTAAGACAAGTGTAGAAGGATCTATGGAAATAAAATCGTCACCGACCTTTGAAGACATCACTTCGCGTCTCAAAAGCTTTGATGACAGACTTCAAAGCTACACTTCCTCCTCTACTGAACTCAGCCCTCACTTAGCGTTCAACACAACCAGATCTTCAAACTTCACATGGAAATCGTCCGGTGTGTCAAATCTGTGGCAGAATGGGTCATGTTGCTCTTCGTTGCTGGCACCGTTTCAACAACAGCTATCAGGATGATGAGCTTCCCACTGCTTTAGCTGCTATGCGCGTATATAAGATATCCATATTGAAACGCATACTAACTTATGACAACGCTCTAAATATTTTTATTTTGCGATTTAGGAACGGTTGCAAACAAAGATGATTAAGACCATTGTGGAGATAGATAAAAGTATGGGAAAATATCCGATCGTTAACAGTGGTGAAGAAGGAAGAGAGAGGCGGACAAAGACGCAGGAAGAAAGCAAAGAAGGTGTTGGTCGTCGCAGTTGCATAGACGCTTCTTGAACGATCTTCAACACCTAGGTGGACCTCATGGTGAGTTTCAATATTCATATATGATTTTTTTTTTTTAAATTGATCTTTGGGATCCATGGTATTCTAGTTAGTATATTGATTTTGGTTCACTTTGTAGTAGCTACGCCAAAACAAATCAGAGAGTTAATGAATGTTGATGGATTAACAAATGATGAAGTTAAAAGCCATTTACAAATCCTACTAAACACGTGCAATTATTTTTTTTCTATAATTTGATGTAAAAAATAATGGAAAATTCAATAAAATTTAGAATATAATCTTACACAAAGTAATGTTAATTTATTTATTAATTTTGGAATATATAATAGAAATATAGACTGCATACTAAAGGGCCAAGCCAAACAATATCTAACAACGGAAACGCTCAAACACAACATTACGTAGTCGTGGGAGGTTTATTGTGTCTTCTTCTACTCGCAATCATTACGTCAAGAAAAATTAATATGTCTCTACTCTTCTCTAGTGTTTTGGTTCATTTTGATGAGTTGAGTGTAGAACGAAACAAATACTGATCCAACGGTAGCAAACACTTTCCCACATTATCATAGATACATAATTATGATAAAGCCCATCAAAAGGCCCAGAAATTAAAGAAAGCCCATGATTTGTCATATGAGAGTCGAAGCTAAGAAGAACGTACCGACCCAGAAGTATTGAATCGAATAACCGGAGAAAATGGCGAAGCCTTTGGGTACTACCGGCGAGTTTTTCCGGCGAAGAGATCAATGGAGAAAGCATCCGATGCTCTCGAACCAAATGAGACACGCTCTTCCCGGTCTTGGCATCGGCATCGGCGAGCAGATCTACAGCAAAGCTTTGGCTCCTTCCAAATCGTCTCACCACAACCAGAAACAGCCGGCTCCGTCTCACTAAACAGCATCGATCTTCTCCGATCAGGTAAAAATGAATCGTTGATGATTGATTCAAACTTGTATTCTAACTTAGAGAGGTGGATTATATATCTATATATGGTTTATCTTGATTAGTTTTTTGAATTATACGTTCTCTTGTGTATGTTAAATTGATCATTTTGTATCAGATCTCTTACACTTTTAAAAACTGGTTGTCTGTTTGCAGATGCTCTAAACAGTGGCGCCCGAGGCTTCTTCTCGGTTACTGAAGCTTTTTTGTATTGTCTTAATAGTCTGTTTGTTGTAATGAAGAAACAAAGAATTTGAACTAACTCTATTGAATTTAAAAGCTTGTTGTCTCAAAGGTTCTCTTTGTATCCTCACAAGTTTGTCTTTCTTCTTAACTGACAATTGAATTGAAGGTTTGCCCATTCTTGTTCAACTGTTTTTCTAAGTGGGTACTCAGCTAAAACTGGGTCGTTTTGGAGATTGTAGCTTTCATGGTTTAGTAGTAGAGAATCCACTTATTCATGTAGCTTTCATGGTTTAGTAGTAGAGAATCCATTTCCTGTGGATAAGTATGCACGTAAGATAAATGGATAAGTATGCACGTAAGATAAAAGCCCAGTATGTTTAACAATGTGGTCCATTATATTTTGGTTCCGTGAATGAATTTTTTCGTTTTAATAAAGGGATGTTTATGAAATATGAATGAGAATTGAAGATGCATATTCATACATTTTGGAATTTATAATTCCAAGTACAGGTGAGTAATGGTCAGAAATAAATTATAATAATTTCAATTATTATATTCAACTTTATTCTTTAGTTTAGAAAATTATATTATAAGGTACGAGTTTATATTTTCTTACACGCTACGTCCATTTCATCTGTCATATAACTGTTACTTGAGCAATATATATATATATTACAAAATAGTAAAGTGAATCAAAAGAACATATAAATAATACATGTATGATTTTTTTTTTATAAACCCTATCGTCCGGTCGGCCCCGAAAGAACGCACTTAGTGCTACAGAGTGGACTAGTTCGAAAGCGTACCACACTGCCTGACCCGAGTTTGGAATACCTTCCGACTAATGCCAGGAGGTGGTCTATGGCCCACCATGTAAACCACTTGGGCCGAAACCCAAGCTCAAACTGGCCAAGTAGTGATAATTTAGTTCCCAGTGAAAATCGAACCCAGTACTGATGTGGATACACACCAAATCCCAAGAGATTGCCACTAGGCTACCACCACTTTCTTTTTCAAGAAAATGTTAAAGTGCACTTACCCATAGCCGCGAAATCAGATGTCAGTAAACTGATTGCACGTAAAACCCCATAATAGTGTTAAAAAAATCCAGGACTCGTGCAT
Proteins encoded:
- the LOC106310221 gene encoding NADH dehydrogenase [ubiquinone] 1 beta subcomplex subunit 3-B-like, producing MAKPLGTTGEFFRRRDQWRKHPMLSNQMRHALPGLGIGIGEQIYSKALAPSKSSHHNQKQPAPSH